A region of Geobacillus sp. 46C-IIa DNA encodes the following proteins:
- the paaK gene encoding phenylacetate--CoA ligase PaaK, with amino-acid sequence MILHDIETTARSELEALQLERLRATAERVYARVPFYRQRFDEKGVKPEDIRTIEDVRKLPFTTKRDLRDHYPFGLLAVDLSRCVRVHASSGTSGKPTVVAYTKQDIDHWADIVARAIVIAGGKPGDVIHNAYGYGLFTGGLGLHYGSERLGAVTVPVSGGNTDRQVMIIEDFQPTVICATPSYVLNIAERMKELGKDPRQTSLKYGIFGAEPWSEEMRRTLEETLGIKACDIYGLSEVIGPGVAMECHEAQNGLHIAEDHFLVEVIDPKTHEPVAEGEEGELVFTSLTKEAFPVIRYRTGDIASVTRERCACGRTMARMSRVKGRVDDMIIIRGINVFPSEIEHHLLRVSELAPHYQLHRRRHGHLEALELHAEVTDHFYSEVGGDLQSEQAAALARRIQSSLKTHCLISIDVRLHSPKTLPRSEGKAVRIVDRRHLEAPQSI; translated from the coding sequence ATGATTTTGCATGACATTGAGACGACCGCGCGCAGCGAACTGGAGGCGCTCCAGCTCGAGCGGCTGCGGGCGACGGCGGAGCGTGTGTATGCACGGGTGCCGTTTTACCGGCAACGATTTGATGAAAAGGGAGTGAAGCCGGAGGATATTCGCACGATTGAGGATGTGCGCAAACTCCCGTTTACGACAAAGCGGGATTTGCGGGATCATTATCCGTTTGGTTTGCTCGCGGTGGATCTTTCCCGATGCGTCCGTGTGCACGCTTCAAGCGGCACAAGCGGCAAACCGACGGTGGTCGCTTACACAAAGCAAGACATTGACCATTGGGCCGACATTGTGGCGCGGGCGATTGTCATCGCCGGCGGGAAACCGGGGGATGTGATTCACAACGCCTACGGATACGGGCTGTTTACCGGCGGCCTTGGACTGCATTATGGCAGCGAGCGGCTTGGGGCGGTCACGGTTCCTGTTTCTGGCGGCAACACCGATCGACAAGTGATGATCATTGAAGATTTTCAGCCGACGGTCATTTGCGCCACGCCGTCCTATGTATTGAACATTGCCGAACGGATGAAAGAGTTGGGCAAAGATCCGCGGCAAACATCGTTGAAATACGGCATCTTCGGTGCGGAACCGTGGTCCGAGGAAATGCGGCGCACGCTCGAAGAAACGCTTGGCATCAAGGCGTGCGATATTTACGGGTTGAGCGAAGTGATCGGCCCGGGGGTGGCGATGGAATGCCACGAAGCGCAAAACGGCCTCCATATCGCCGAGGACCATTTCCTTGTCGAAGTGATTGACCCGAAAACGCACGAGCCGGTGGCGGAAGGGGAGGAAGGAGAGCTTGTTTTTACGAGCTTGACGAAAGAGGCGTTCCCGGTCATCCGCTACCGGACAGGCGATATCGCTTCTGTGACGAGAGAGCGGTGTGCTTGCGGGCGGACGATGGCGCGCATGTCGCGAGTCAAGGGGCGGGTTGATGATATGATCATCATCCGCGGCATCAATGTGTTCCCATCAGAAATTGAGCATCATCTGCTTCGCGTCTCGGAACTGGCTCCGCACTATCAGCTGCATCGTCGCCGCCACGGCCATTTGGAAGCGCTCGAGCTGCATGCGGAAGTGACCGATCATTTTTACAGCGAGGTTGGCGGAGATTTGCAAAGCGAGCAGGCTGCTGCCCTTGCCCGGCGCATTCAGTCATCGTTGAAAACGCACTGTCTTATTTCGATTGACGTCCGTCTCCATTCGCCGAAAACGCTCCCGCGCTCGGAAGGAAAAGCCGTTCGCATCGTTGACCGCCGTCATCTTGAAGCGCCGCAATCCATCTGA
- the pcaF gene encoding 3-oxoadipyl-CoA thiolase, translated as MGREVVIVDAVRTPIGRYKGALKDVRPDDLAAIVIRALIERNPNVPMEQIDDVVFGNANQAGEDNRNVARMAALLAGLPKEVAGVTVNRLCGSGLDAVNYAARAIFADEADIVIAGGVESMTRAPFVMAKPSSDFPRGNIEMYDTTIGWRFINPKLHEMYGTDSMPQTAENVAKRFGITREAQDEFAYESQMKAKRAMETNRFADELVPVVYHDRKGNRIVVDKDEHPRPDTTLEKLAKLPPLFENGTVTAGNASGVNDGAAALLLMSADKAKALGLKPLAKYVTSAVAGVEPAVMGIGPIFATRKALRRAGLSVHDIGLVELNEAFASQALECIRQLELDREKVNVNGGAIALGHPLGASGARILTTLIYEMRKRGVTYGLATMCIGVGQGIATIVKSADE; from the coding sequence ATGGGAAGAGAAGTCGTGATTGTCGATGCTGTGCGCACGCCGATCGGCCGTTATAAAGGAGCGCTAAAAGACGTGCGACCAGACGATTTGGCCGCTATCGTTATTCGGGCGCTCATTGAGCGAAATCCGAATGTGCCGATGGAACAAATTGATGATGTCGTCTTTGGCAACGCTAATCAAGCCGGTGAGGACAACCGAAACGTCGCCCGCATGGCGGCGCTGTTAGCCGGGCTGCCCAAGGAAGTTGCCGGTGTGACGGTCAATCGACTGTGCGGTTCTGGTCTTGATGCCGTGAATTATGCGGCGCGGGCGATTTTCGCCGATGAGGCGGATATCGTGATCGCCGGCGGCGTGGAAAGCATGACCCGCGCTCCGTTTGTGATGGCGAAGCCGTCAAGCGATTTTCCGCGCGGTAATATCGAAATGTACGATACAACGATCGGCTGGCGCTTTATCAATCCAAAACTGCACGAAATGTACGGCACCGACAGCATGCCGCAAACGGCGGAAAACGTGGCGAAGCGGTTTGGCATTACGCGCGAGGCGCAGGACGAATTTGCTTATGAAAGCCAAATGAAGGCGAAACGGGCAATGGAAACGAACCGATTTGCGGATGAACTGGTGCCGGTTGTTTACCACGACCGGAAAGGCAACCGGATTGTTGTCGACAAAGATGAGCACCCTCGTCCAGATACGACGCTTGAGAAGCTGGCCAAACTGCCGCCGCTGTTTGAAAACGGCACGGTGACAGCCGGCAATGCTTCTGGTGTGAACGACGGGGCGGCAGCGCTGTTGTTGATGAGTGCCGATAAAGCGAAAGCGCTCGGTTTGAAGCCGCTGGCCAAATACGTGACGTCGGCCGTCGCCGGCGTGGAACCAGCCGTGATGGGGATCGGCCCGATTTTTGCGACGCGCAAGGCGCTGCGCCGCGCCGGCCTGTCCGTTCATGACATCGGGCTTGTCGAGCTGAACGAGGCGTTTGCTTCGCAAGCGCTTGAGTGCATCCGCCAGCTTGAGCTGGACCGAGAGAAAGTCAACGTCAACGGCGGGGCGATTGCCCTTGGCCATCCGCTTGGGGCGAGCGGTGCCCGCATTTTGACGACGTTGATTTATGAAATGAGAAAACGCGGTGTCACCTACGGCTTGGCGACGATGTGCATCGGTGTCGGCCAAGGGATCGCCACGATTGTGAAAAGCGCGGACGAATAA
- the paaA gene encoding 1,2-phenylacetyl-CoA epoxidase subunit PaaA, which produces MATIMTFTRLSDEEKYERFMRRIEAGEKIEADDWMPDEYRVTLIKLIAMHAASEIMGALPEKEWVPKAPSLRRKLGIMAKVQDEMGHGQLLLRVAEDLMAPLGKTREDIIEDLLSERLKFHNVFHMPAPTWADAGLIGWLVDGAAIMTQTNMLDASYGPYARALKRICAEEVFHAQHGESIILALAEGTKEQKEMLQEALNRWWEALLMFFGPPTADTTGTSKQDITIKYRIRTKTNEQLRQDFFTKYVPRIWALGLKIPDETMHFDKEKGQWIYRQPDWEKFKQIIRNHGPKSQERLELRRTAYKQNAWVRETLSAVRTSG; this is translated from the coding sequence ATGGCGACTATAATGACGTTCACCCGCCTGTCGGATGAGGAGAAATACGAACGGTTTATGCGGCGCATCGAGGCGGGGGAGAAGATCGAAGCCGATGACTGGATGCCGGATGAGTATCGGGTGACGCTTATCAAGCTCATTGCGATGCATGCAGCGAGTGAAATTATGGGAGCGCTTCCAGAAAAAGAATGGGTGCCGAAAGCGCCGTCGCTGCGCCGGAAGCTTGGCATCATGGCGAAAGTGCAGGATGAGATGGGACACGGCCAGCTGCTGCTCCGGGTGGCGGAAGATTTGATGGCCCCGCTCGGCAAAACGCGGGAAGATATTATCGAAGATTTATTGAGCGAACGGTTGAAGTTTCATAACGTGTTTCATATGCCAGCGCCGACATGGGCGGACGCCGGGTTGATTGGATGGCTCGTCGACGGAGCGGCGATTATGACGCAGACGAACATGCTAGATGCCTCATACGGACCGTACGCACGGGCGCTGAAGCGCATTTGCGCCGAGGAAGTGTTTCACGCCCAGCATGGCGAATCGATCATTTTGGCGCTCGCCGAAGGGACGAAGGAGCAGAAGGAGATGCTGCAAGAGGCGCTCAACCGTTGGTGGGAGGCGCTGCTCATGTTTTTCGGCCCGCCGACGGCCGACACGACGGGAACCTCGAAGCAAGACATCACGATTAAATATCGCATCCGCACGAAAACGAATGAACAGCTGCGTCAAGACTTCTTTACGAAATATGTGCCGCGCATTTGGGCGCTTGGTCTGAAGATTCCTGATGAGACAATGCATTTTGACAAAGAGAAGGGCCAATGGATTTACCGGCAGCCGGACTGGGAGAAGTTTAAACAAATCATTCGCAATCATGGACCGAAATCGCAAGAGCGGCTTGAGCTGCGGCGGACGGCATACAAGCAGA